One window from the genome of Anopheles coluzzii chromosome X, AcolN3, whole genome shotgun sequence encodes:
- the LOC120957683 gene encoding neuropathy target esterase sws isoform X2, which produces MDIAGLVKKSYADYGTMLKDSWYTINTEDLHLSWAIKLLVALFAIIATVYVWRRKHLRKLEEKMQLQHQYASHMRFRKRDKMMFYGRRMLRKVKSISGQAYGGQGRKRRAVMRFAKRLLLRKDVTPTQLLVIEPPAEYLEVASDGNDRVPPDALYMLQSIRIFGHFEKPVFLKLCKHTEIINLIAGESLIKVGDPDDSVFIVQTGQVNVFLNNPDGSSITLKVVRQGESVTSLLSFIDVLVGNASTYKTVTARAMENSQVIRLPMFAFQQVFGECPDLLVRVIQVIMVRLQRVTITALHNYLGLSTEYIQCSSQRKKLPIAPATKGSPGHRRVPSDQVHPVPHSLVGEIRPDMLVDLSEGTHNVGRRTSALPIEPIDHAVLKAHAVDGFMQELDLPDTFKQTIEESILIKEVSPGTTLVHQGVLDDVMLIFVIAGGLTLTQCPQSGPIAQDASKAGGEKMDNHTVTIYPGDVVGGLAVLTGECSLYTIRAKHNSRVGLLNKDVIYRIMRERPAVVLDIANSVVKRLSPLVRQCDFALDWNFIESGRAVYRQEETSDSTYIVLNGRLRSVTTHANGKKEIVGEYGKGDLIGIIEMITETPRTTTVMAVRDSELAKLPEGLFNAIKFKYPIVVTQLISLLSHRILGSMRSRPISTSSFTSVSFDTNQQIQHRYSTVAIVAVSDDVPLSPFTYELYHSLSTIGSTVRLTSEIVRKALGAAIMEPPNEYRLTSWLGQQEDRHNITLYQCDNSFGLWTQRCLRQADVILIVGFGDRSPVMGKLEKEIDRLAIRTAKELVLLHPEEASSCPSNTIGWLNMRAWVSRHHHIQCPKRMFTRRSQNKIAELYERIMKNEPYIHCDFSRLARWLTGNSVGLVLGGGGARGAAHVGMLKAIQEAGIPIDMVGGVSIGAFMGALWCMEKNITTMTQKAREWCTKMTQWSRQLRDLTYPITSMFSGRHFNQTIRGTFGDICIEDLWIPYFTLTTDISASCARVHTHGSTWRYVRSSMSLSGYMPPLCDPTDGHLLLDGGYVNNLPADVMRAQGAAHIIAIDVGSQDDTDLTDYGDDLSGWWLLYKRWNPFTSPVKVPNLPDIQSRLAYVSCVRQLEEVKKSDYCEYIRPPIDQYKTLAFGSFDEIKNVGYEHGKAYFQSMAESGRLTRFNQWSVHPIPKKATHSLNEYSFVDLAQIVCKVPETYPERGYSSSEDDYYDGYASEPSSMPLKKGYNMPLMRSAGSLSLSDNDMDSDELEIPRPFKPLPGNRNLQAVAATAAGTDGSSGDGKKPLD; this is translated from the exons ATGGACATCGCAGGGCTGGTGAAGAAGTCGTACGCCGACTATGGAACTATGCTGAAAGATTCTTGGTACACCATCAACACGGAAGACTTGCAC CTGTCGTGGGCCATCAAGCTGCTGGTGGCCTTGTTTGCCATCATCGCCACCGTCTACGTGTGGCGCCGGAAGCATCTGCGAA AGCTGGAGGAGAAGATGCAGCTGCAGCACCAGTACGCGTCCCACATGCGGTTCCGCAAGCGCGACAAGATGATGTTTTACGGGCGCCGGATGCTGCGCAAGGTAAAGTCAATCTCGGGCCAGGCGTACGGGGGCCAGGGCCGGAAGCGGCGGGCGGTGATGCGGTTCGCCAagcggttgctgctgcgcaAGGACGTGACGCCGACGCAGCTGCTGGTGATAGAGCCGCCGGCCGAGTACCTGGAGGTCGCGTCCGACGGTAACGATCGTGTGCCGCCCGACGCCCTCTACATGCTGCAGTCGATCCGCATCTTTGGCCACTTCGAGAAGCCGGTCTTTCTGAAGCTGTGCAAGCACACGGAAATCATCAACCTGATCGCGGGCGAAAGCCTCATCAAGGTGGGCGACCCGGACGACAGCGTGTTCATCGTGCAGACCGGGCAGGTGAACGTGTTTCTCAACAATCCGGACGGCAGCTCGATCACGCTGAAGGTGGTGCGGCAGGGTGAATCGGTCACCTCGCTGCTCAGCTTCATCGACGTGCTGGTG GGCAACGCGAGCACGTACAAAACGGTGACGGCACGGGCGATGGAAAACTCGCAGGTGATCCGGCTGCCCATGTTCGCCTTCCAGCAGGTGTTTGGCGAGTGTCCGGACCTGCTGGTGCGCGTGATACAGGTCATCATGGTGCGGTTACAGCGCGTCACCATTACCGCACTGCACAACTACCTGGGGCTGAGCACGGAGTACATCCAG TGCTCATCGCAGCGCAAAAAGCTACCGATCGCACCGGCCACGAAGGGCAGCCCGGGGCATCGGCGCGTGCCCTCCGACCAGGTCCATCCCGTGCCCCACTCGCTCGTGGGCGAAATCCGACCGGACATGCTGGTCGACCTGTCCGAGGGGACGCACAACGTGGGCCGGCGCACGTCCGCCCTGCCGATCGAACCGATCGATCACGCGGTGCTGAAGGCGCACGCGGTCGACGGCTTCATGCAGGAGCTCGATCTGCCCGACACGTTCAAGCAGACGATCGAGGAAAGCATACTGATCAAGGAGGTGTCGCCGGGCACCACGCTCGTGCATCAGGGCGTGCTCGAT GACGTGATGTTAATTTTCGTGATCGCCGGTGGGCTCACGCTTACCCAGTGCCCGCAGAGTGGCCCGATCGCGCAGGACGCTAGCAAGGCGGGCGGCGAGAAGATGGACAATCACACCGTCACCATCTATCCGGGCGACGTGGTCGGTGGGCTGGCGGTACTGACCGGCGAGTGCAGCCTGTACACGATCCGGGCCAAGCACAATTCGCGCGTCGGGCTGCTCAACAAGGATGTCATCTACAG AATAATGCGCGAACGGCCGGCCGTAGTGCTCGACATCGCGAACAGCGTGGTGAAGCGGCTGTCGCCCCTGGTGCGCCAGTGCGACTTTGCGCTCGACTGGAACTTCATCGAGTCGGGGCGGGCGGTGTACCGGCAGGAGGAAACGAGCGACTCCACCTACATCGTGCTGAACGGGCGGCTGCGCTCGGTGACGACGCACGCGAACGGCAAGAAGGAGATCGTGGGCGAGTACGGCAAGGGCGACCTGATCGGCATCATCGAGATGATCACGGAAACGCCCCGCACCACCACGGTGATGGCGGTGCGCGACTCCGAGCTGGCCAAGCTGCCGGAGGGGCTGTTCAACGCGATCAAGTTCAAGTACCCGATCGTGGTGACGCAGCTGATCAGCCTGCTCAGCCACCGCATCCTCGGCTCGATGCGGTCGCGCCCGATCTCGACCAGCTCGTTCACGTCCGTGTCGTTCGACACGAACCAGCAGATCCAGCACCGCTACTCGACCGTCGCGATCGTCGCGGTGAGCGACGACGTGCCGCTGTCCCCGTTCACCTACGAGCTGTACCATTCGCTCAGCACGATCGGCTCAACCGTGCGCCTGACGTCCGAGATCGTGCGGAAGGCGCTCGGGGCCGCCATCATGGAGCCGCCGAACGAGTACCGGCTGACGAGCTGGCTCGGCCAGCAGGAGGACCGGCACAACATCACGCTCTACCAGTGCGACAACTCGTTCGGGCTGTGGACGCAGCGCTGCCTGCGCCAGGCGGACGTCATACTGATCGTCGGCTTCGGCGACCGGTCGCCGGTGATGGGCAAGCTGGAGAAGGAGATCGACCGGCTGGCGATCCGCACGGCCAAggagctggtgctgctgcacccGGAGGAGGCCAGCAGCTGCCCGAGCAACACGATCGGCTGGCTGAACATGCGGGCGTGGGTGTCGCGCCACCATCACATCCAGTGCCCGAAGCGCATGTTCACCCGCCGCAGTCAGAACAAAATC GCTGAGCTGTACGAGCGTATAATGAAGAACGAACCGTACATCCATTGTGATTTCTCCCGCCTGGCCCGGTGGCTCACCGGCAACTCGGTCGGCCTGGTgctcggcggcggcggtgccCGCGGTGCCGCCCACGTCGGCATGCTGAAGGCGATCCAGGAGGCGGGCATCCCGATCGACATGGTGGGCGGTGTGAGCATCGGCGCGTTCATGGGTGCGCTCTGGTGCATGGAGAAGAACATTACCACCATGACGCAGAAGGCCCGCGAATGGTGCACG AAAATGACCCAATGGAGCAGGCAGCTGCGCGATCTGACCTACCCGATCACGTCCatgttttccgggcgccactTTAACCAAACGATTCGCGGCACGTTCGGCGACATCTGCATCGAGGACCTGTGGATCCCGTACTTCACCCTTACCACCGACATCTCCGCCAGCTGTGCCCGGGTGCACACGCACG GTTCCACGTGGCGTTACGTTCGTTCCTCGATGTCGCTGAGCGGGTACATGCCACCGTTGTGCGATCCAACCGATGGTCACCTACTGCTGGACGGTGGGTACGTCAATAACCTCCCAG CCGACGTAATGCGGGCGCAGGGTGCCGCCCATATCATCGCGATCGACGTCGGCTCGCAGGACGACACCGATCTGACCGACTACGGGGACGACCTGTCCGGCTGGTGGTTGCTGTACAAGCGCTGGAACCCGTTCACCTCGCCGGTGAAGGTGCCAAACCTGCCGGACATCCAGTCGCGCCTCGCCTACGTGTCGTGCGTGCGCCAGCTCGAG GAGGTGAAGAAGAGCGACTACTGCGAGTACATACGGCCACCGATCGACCAGTACAAGACGCTGGCGTTCGGCAGCTTCGACGAGATCAAGAACGTCGGGTACGAGCACGGCAAGGCGTACTTCCAAAGCATGGCGGAGAGCGGGCGGCTGACACGCTTCAACCAGTGGTCGGTGCATCCGATCCCGAAGAAGGCAACGCACTCGCTGAATGA GTACTCGTTCGTCGATCTGGCGCAGATCGTGTGCAAGGTGCCGGAAACGTACCCGGAGCGGGGCTACTCGTCCAGCGAGGACGACTACTACGACGGGTACGCGTCGGAACCGTCGAGCATGCCGCTGAAGAAGGGCTACAACATGCCGCTGATGCGGTCGGCCggttcgctctcgctctccgACAACGATATGGACTCGGACGAGCTGGAGATACCGCGCCCGTTCAAGCCGCTGCCGGGCAACCGGAACCTACAGGCGGTGGCGGCGACAGCGGCCGGCACCGATGGGAGCTCCGGCGACGGCAAGAAGCCTTTAGATTag